The nucleotide sequence TGTCAACTATGAATTGACAATAAAAATAAAAGATGAAAACGGTTAACTTTATATTTTCGTATTCTACTATTTTATTTCATTATGAAAAAGAAAAAATCTTCTATAGGATGGAGGAATGAAAACAAGCGCCCTTCTCTTTCTGAAGTTTTTTCTTCCGTTTCTGTTCCTCAACAGAAAGGAATATGGAAAAAACTTTTTGCTTTTACTGGTCCAGGATTATTGATTGCTGTAGGATATATGGATCCAGGAAATTGGGCGACAGACATTGCTGGAGGGGCCAAATTTGGTTATATGCTTTTATCCGTTATTTTTATATCAAATTTTTTTGCTATTATTTTACAACATTTAGCTTTAAAATTAGGAATTGTTTGTGAAAGAGATTTAGCACAAGCTTGTAGAGATCATTATTCTCCCTTTATTAGTTTTATTCTATGGATTTTATGTGAAATCGCTATTGCAGCTTGTGATTTAGCTGAAATCATTGGGACTGTATTAGCCTTAAAATTACTTTTGGGGATTCCTATTACATGGGGGGTATTAATTACAGCTATAGATGTTTTAATTATTCTATTCTTCCAATATAAAGGGTTTAGATACATTGAAAGTGTAGTCGCTGTTTTAATTTTTACAATTTTAGTTTGTTTTAGTTTTGAAATTATTAGTTCAAAACCTGAAATTTTTCCCATCCTAAAAGGAATTATTCCTGATCCTGAAATTATGAAAAACTCGCATTCTTTTTATATATCTATAGGAATATTAGGAGCCACGGTAATGCCTCACAATCTTTATCTTCACTCAAGTATCATACAAACCAGAAATTATCCACGTACTATTGAAGGAAAAAAAATGGCGATAAAATATGCGACCATAGACAGCACTTTATCTTTATCCTTAGCATTTTTTATCAATGCTGCTATATTAATTATATCTGCAGCCACTTTTCATAAAGCTGGACATACAGAAGTTGCAGATATTATGGATGCACATAAACTTCTAACTCCTATACTAGGGTCTAGCTTAGCTGGAGTTTTTTTTGCATTAGCTTTATTAGCATCAGGACAAAATTCAACATTAACTGGAACTTTAGCTGGACAAATAGTTATGGAAGGATTTCTGAATATAAAACTAAAACCTTGGATTCGAAGATTAATCACAAGACTTCTGGCTATTGTTCCAGCTATGATCGTCTCTATTGTTTATGGAGAAAAGGGGACAACTGAATTATTGATAATTAGTCAAATCATTTTATCAATACAACTCAGCTTTGCTATTATCCCATTAGTGAATTTTACAGGAGATTATGAAAAAATGGGATCATTTGTCAATGGTATAATTTTAAAAATATCATCTTGGTTTATTACAATTATCATTGTGTTACTCAATTTGTTTTTATTATATGATACTTTCTTGGGAAGAAGATGAGAATACTTCAAAATTTAACGTAAACTCGCGTTTACGATGTAAACGAATACTTGCCTGATATTTTCCTATTGTTTTAATAATTTTATTTCCAGGAATTCTAATAAATTTTTTATCTATAGAGATTCCTTTTTCATTCAAAACTTTCATCAGATACTGATTATTAATTGATCCGAAAAGTTTTCCTCCTTTACTTACTTTAACTGGTATTTTAATAGTTAATTTTTTTAGTTTTTCTTCTATATCTTTCGATTTTTCAATTAAAAAACTTTCTTTTTTAGAACGTTGTTTCAATATTTCATGAGTACTTTTT is from Blattabacterium cuenoti and encodes:
- a CDS encoding Nramp family divalent metal transporter, producing MKKKKSSIGWRNENKRPSLSEVFSSVSVPQQKGIWKKLFAFTGPGLLIAVGYMDPGNWATDIAGGAKFGYMLLSVIFISNFFAIILQHLALKLGIVCERDLAQACRDHYSPFISFILWILCEIAIAACDLAEIIGTVLALKLLLGIPITWGVLITAIDVLIILFFQYKGFRYIESVVAVLIFTILVCFSFEIISSKPEIFPILKGIIPDPEIMKNSHSFYISIGILGATVMPHNLYLHSSIIQTRNYPRTIEGKKMAIKYATIDSTLSLSLAFFINAAILIISAATFHKAGHTEVADIMDAHKLLTPILGSSLAGVFFALALLASGQNSTLTGTLAGQIVMEGFLNIKLKPWIRRLITRLLAIVPAMIVSIVYGEKGTTELLIISQIILSIQLSFAIIPLVNFTGDYEKMGSFVNGIILKISSWFITIIIVLLNLFLLYDTFLGRR
- the rplI gene encoding 50S ribosomal protein L9; the protein is MKIILKEDVENLGFQYDELDVKPGYARNYLIPKGYAVLALPGIIKSTHEILKQRSKKESFLIEKSKDIEEKLKKLTIKIPVKVSKGGKLFGSINNQYLMKVLNEKGISIDKKFIRIPGNKIIKTIGKYQASIRLHRKREFTLNFEVFSSSSQESII